A stretch of the Malus domestica chromosome 08, GDT2T_hap1 genome encodes the following:
- the KNAP1 gene encoding homeobox protein knotted-1-like 1, with amino-acid sequence MEDYNNQMDHESSGGRGNFLYASPNLGGNYGRAASDHQMGINTFHLQSSGGGGGGGSGDQCNFQSPGTHPINVKTEATTSQHGHPKFQYNNNNNNHHLVSSSRGHQPVVHQLQHNLDLQNDDHSLSSNEVEAIKAKIIAHPQYSNLVEAYMDCQRVGAPSDVVPRLSVARQEFEARQRSSGTSRETSKDPELDQFMEAYYDMLVKYREELTRPIQEAMDFMRRIETQLNMLGNNNNAPPLRIFSPSEDKCEGIGSSEDEQENSGGETEVPEIDPRAEDRELKNHLLRKYSGYLSSLKQELSKKKKKGKLPKEARQKLLSWWELHYKWPYPSESEKVALAESTGLDQKQINNWFINQRKRHWKPSEDMQFMVMDGLHPQNAALYMDGHYTGDVHYRLGP; translated from the exons ATGGAAGACTACAACAATCAAATGGATCATGAGAGTTCAGGTGGTCGGGGAAACTTCCTCTACGCCTCACCAAACCTTGGAGGAAATTATGGGAGAGCTGCAAGTGATCATCAGATGGGAATCAACACCTTTCATCTTCAATCAAGCGGCGGTGGAGGCGGCGGCGGCAGCGGCGATCAGTGTAATTTTCAGTCTCCAGGAACACACCCAATTAATGTGAAGACCGAAGCCACCACATCACAACATGGCCACCCAAAATTTCAGTAcaacaataacaataataatcatCATCTTGTTTCTTCATCAAGAGGGCACCAACCAGTTGTTCATCAGCTACAGCATAATTTGGATCTGCAAAACGATGATCATAGCCTGAGCTCCAAcgaagttgaagccatcaaagCCAAGATCATCGCCCACCCTCAGTACTCTAACCTCGTGGAAGCTTACATGGATTGCCAAAGG GTGGGAGCTCCATCTGATGTTGTGCCTCGACTCTCAGTTGCCAGACAGGAGTTTGAGGCACGACAGCGATCTTCAGGAACTTCAAGAGAAACTTCAAAAGACCCAGAACTCGATCAGTTCATG GAAGCATACTACGATATGCTGGTGAAATATCGTGAAGAACTAACAAGGCCAATACAAGAAGCCATGGATTTCATGAGAAGGATTGAAACTCAGCTTAACATGCTtggaaataataataatgctcCTCCTCTTCGAATCTTCTCACCCTCTG AGGACAAGTGTGAAGGAATTGGTTCATCTGAAGACGAGCAGGAGAATAGTGGTGGAGAAACTGAAGTTCCTGAGATTGATCCAAGAGCTGAAGACAGAGAGCTCAAGAATCACCTGCTGAGAAAGTATAGTGGTTACTTAAGTAGCCTGAAGCAAGAGCTttccaagaaaaagaagaaagggaaATTGCCCAAAGAAGCCAGGCAGAAGCTCCTGAGTTGGTGGGAGCTACATTACAAGTGGCCATATCCTTCG GAATCGGAGAAGGTGGCATTGGCGGAGTCTACCGGTTTGGATCagaaacaaataaacaattGGTTCATAAATCAAAGGAAGAGGCACTGGAAGCCTTCAGAGGACATGCAGTTCATGGTGATGGATGGCCTACACCCACAGAATGCAGCCCTCTATATGGATGGACACTACACAGGTGACGTTCACTACCGTCTCGGGCCATGA